A region of Fibrobacter succinogenes subsp. succinogenes S85 DNA encodes the following proteins:
- the ilvB gene encoding biosynthetic-type acetolactate synthase large subunit has translation MANKTLSGAEVIIECLKREGVDTIFGYPGGSAIPMFDAILDSSIKVVLSRHEQGATHMADGYARQTGKVGVALVTSGPGATNTFTGIYTALMDSSPIVVLTAQTTTPNLGKDAFQECDTSGMTFATVKHSYLVKDTNDLPRVMKEAFHIARSGRPGPVLIDLPKDVTAGPCTAPFTDQMDLPGYKIPTYASTESVEKAAEYLKNSKKPLLLVGHGAMISGAHRQVKELAEKLGAPVCCTMLGLGAFPTDHELSLGMLGMHGTIYANKAVLECDLILSIGSRWDDRITGKLSEFCKNAVKMHIDIDPAEEGKVLQPDVFMCGDAKLVLEQLLPMVNKLDTADWIKTCQTWKKRYPLTYAKQGGLRMQHIVATVSELTQGKAIVTTDVGQHQMWVAQFFHINYPRQLHSSGGAGTMGFGFPAAIGAAFGNETGWPVCSFSGDGGFQMTEAELATAAIHKLPIKIFVMDNKYLGMVRQWQELFYDHRYSSVDMRGNPDFVKLAEAYGIPGLRIKRPADAERVIQKALDYNDGPILIHCECEKEDNVFPMIPAGAPITSMITEQPKTQLEKPTGST, from the coding sequence ATGGCAAATAAGACCTTAAGTGGTGCCGAAGTGATTATCGAATGCCTCAAGCGTGAAGGCGTTGATACAATTTTCGGCTATCCCGGTGGATCGGCCATTCCGATGTTCGATGCCATCCTCGACTCCAGCATCAAAGTTGTGCTCAGCCGTCATGAACAGGGCGCAACCCACATGGCTGACGGTTATGCCCGCCAGACCGGTAAGGTCGGTGTAGCTCTTGTCACTAGCGGTCCGGGTGCAACGAACACGTTTACAGGTATTTATACAGCTCTCATGGATTCTAGCCCGATCGTCGTGCTCACGGCACAGACGACGACTCCGAACTTGGGCAAGGACGCTTTCCAGGAATGCGATACTAGCGGTATGACTTTTGCAACCGTGAAGCATTCTTACTTGGTGAAGGACACGAACGACCTTCCGCGCGTGATGAAGGAAGCTTTCCACATCGCACGTTCTGGCCGTCCGGGCCCGGTGCTTATCGACCTCCCGAAGGACGTGACTGCAGGCCCCTGCACCGCTCCGTTCACGGACCAGATGGACCTTCCGGGTTACAAGATTCCGACCTACGCTTCTACTGAAAGCGTCGAAAAGGCCGCCGAATACCTCAAGAATTCCAAGAAGCCGCTTTTGCTCGTGGGCCACGGCGCCATGATTTCTGGCGCACACCGCCAGGTGAAGGAACTTGCCGAAAAGCTCGGCGCTCCGGTTTGCTGCACAATGCTTGGCCTCGGTGCATTCCCGACCGACCACGAACTTTCTCTCGGCATGCTCGGCATGCACGGTACAATTTACGCCAACAAGGCTGTCCTCGAATGCGACTTGATCCTTTCGATCGGTAGCCGTTGGGACGACCGCATTACCGGTAAGCTCAGCGAATTCTGCAAGAACGCCGTGAAGATGCACATCGACATCGACCCAGCCGAAGAAGGCAAGGTGTTGCAGCCGGATGTGTTCATGTGCGGTGACGCGAAGCTCGTCCTGGAACAGCTCCTCCCGATGGTGAACAAGCTCGATACCGCCGACTGGATCAAGACTTGCCAGACCTGGAAGAAGCGCTATCCGCTTACCTACGCCAAGCAGGGCGGCCTCCGTATGCAGCACATCGTTGCTACCGTGAGCGAACTTACGCAGGGCAAGGCCATTGTTACCACAGACGTGGGCCAGCACCAGATGTGGGTTGCACAGTTCTTCCACATCAACTATCCGCGTCAGCTCCACTCCAGCGGTGGCGCAGGCACGATGGGCTTTGGCTTCCCGGCTGCTATCGGTGCCGCATTCGGCAACGAAACCGGTTGGCCGGTTTGCAGCTTCAGCGGTGACGGTGGCTTCCAGATGACCGAAGCAGAACTTGCAACAGCCGCGATCCACAAGCTCCCCATCAAGATTTTCGTGATGGACAACAAGTACCTCGGCATGGTGCGCCAGTGGCAGGAACTCTTCTACGACCACCGCTACTCCAGCGTTGACATGAGAGGCAACCCGGACTTCGTGAAGCTCGCTGAAGCTTACGGCATCCCGGGTCTGCGTATCAAGCGCCCGGCCGATGCTGAACGCGTGATCCAGAAGGCTTTGGACTACAACGACGGCCCGATCCTCATCCACTGCGAATGCGAAAAGGAAGACAACGTGTTCCCGATGATTCCGGCAGGCGCTCCGATCACAAGCATGATCACCGAACAGCCGAAGACGCAGCTCGAAAAACCCACCGGATCGACGTAA